One part of the Mesorhizobium sp. M4B.F.Ca.ET.058.02.1.1 genome encodes these proteins:
- a CDS encoding alpha/beta hydrolase, with protein sequence MNLVYAVFAFFLALLFAFAGVTRAGHWLIERRNLPVGDFADIGGARIHYVHVPAPANPELPPIVFLHGASANLKDQMLPLRPLLEGRAEMLFLDRPGFGWSGRGDNETLPAQANTIAALMDRLGMKTAIIVGHSFGGAVATAFARKHPDKTQGLVFLSPASHPWPGGATAWYYNLTAIPLIGPLFSETLAYPAGALRIDAATACVFAPNKVPDGYVAAASIPLVLRPGAFRANAADVAGLYSYARDASTHYRDIKAPTVIISGDRDKVVYATIHSTGLARDIPGAELVWVHNLGHKPDWIAADLVVGGIEKTAGRAIDLQSMAKAVEARIAGDAQGADACPDLKAPEAELAPT encoded by the coding sequence ATGAACCTCGTCTACGCTGTGTTTGCCTTCTTCCTCGCGCTCCTCTTCGCCTTTGCCGGAGTCACCCGAGCAGGTCACTGGCTGATCGAGCGCCGCAATCTGCCTGTCGGCGACTTCGCCGACATCGGCGGCGCGCGCATCCACTATGTCCATGTCCCGGCGCCGGCGAACCCGGAGTTGCCGCCGATCGTCTTCCTCCACGGCGCCAGCGCCAATCTCAAGGATCAGATGCTGCCCCTGCGGCCGCTGCTCGAAGGCCGCGCCGAGATGCTGTTCCTGGATCGGCCCGGATTCGGCTGGTCCGGACGCGGCGACAATGAGACCTTGCCCGCGCAGGCCAACACCATCGCTGCGCTGATGGATCGCCTTGGCATGAAGACGGCGATCATCGTCGGCCATTCCTTCGGCGGCGCGGTCGCCACCGCCTTTGCCCGCAAGCATCCGGACAAGACGCAGGGCCTCGTCTTCCTGTCGCCGGCCAGCCATCCTTGGCCAGGCGGCGCGACTGCCTGGTACTACAATCTGACAGCCATTCCCCTGATCGGTCCGCTGTTTTCCGAGACACTGGCCTATCCAGCGGGAGCGTTGCGCATCGATGCCGCCACCGCCTGCGTCTTTGCCCCCAACAAGGTGCCGGACGGCTACGTCGCCGCCGCCTCGATCCCGCTTGTTCTGCGGCCTGGCGCCTTTCGCGCCAACGCCGCCGACGTGGCGGGGCTCTACAGCTACGCGCGCGATGCCTCGACGCACTACCGCGACATCAAGGCGCCGACCGTGATCATTTCCGGCGATCGCGATAAGGTCGTCTACGCGACCATCCATTCGACCGGCCTTGCCCGCGATATCCCCGGCGCTGAGCTAGTCTGGGTGCATAATCTCGGCCACAAGCCTGACTGGATCGCGGCTGACCTGGTCGTCGGCGGCATCGAGAAGACCGCCGGCAGGGCCATCGACCTGCAGTCGATGGCAAAGGCCGTGGAAGCGCGCATCGCCGGCGACGCGCAAGGCGCCGACGCATGTCCCGACCTCAAGGCACCGGAAGCCGAGCTGGCGCCGACCTGA
- the ykgO gene encoding type B 50S ribosomal protein L36: MKIKNSLKALKARHRDNRLVRRKGRIYIINKTAPRYKARQG, encoded by the coding sequence ATGAAGATCAAGAATTCGCTCAAGGCGCTGAAGGCCCGTCACCGTGACAACCGACTGGTTCGTCGCAAGGGCCGCATCTACATCATCAACAAGACCGCCCCGCGTTACAAGGCGCGTCAGGGCTGA
- a CDS encoding lysozyme inhibitor LprI family protein produces MRPMFLFACLAVLAAAPAARAQECDRNDDSQQMMNICADADYQAADAKLNATYKGLVGDGDEKSNKMLQAAQRAWITFRDAECAYSAADSEGGSIHPMEVSQCLTELTNERVKQLTSGRNCQEGDASCASPDEDEDQDMQ; encoded by the coding sequence ATGCGCCCGATGTTTCTGTTCGCCTGTCTTGCCGTGCTGGCGGCGGCCCCGGCCGCGCGGGCGCAGGAATGCGACCGCAACGACGACAGCCAGCAGATGATGAATATCTGCGCCGATGCCGACTACCAGGCCGCCGACGCCAAGCTCAATGCAACCTACAAGGGTCTTGTCGGCGATGGCGACGAGAAGTCCAACAAAATGCTGCAGGCGGCGCAGCGCGCCTGGATCACGTTCCGCGACGCGGAATGCGCCTATTCCGCGGCGGACAGCGAGGGCGGCTCCATCCATCCGATGGAGGTCTCGCAGTGCCTGACGGAGCTGACCAACGAGCGCGTCAAACAGCTCACTTCCGGCCGCAACTGCCAGGAAGGCGATGCAAGCTGCGCCAGCCCAGACGAGGACGAAGATCAGGATATGCAGTAA
- a CDS encoding 5-(carboxyamino)imidazole ribonucleotide synthase has translation MSLPAGSTIGIIGGGQLGRMLAMAAARLGYRTAVLEPQADCPAAQVANRQITAAYDDAAALAELAAASAVVTYEFENVPVAAASTLAAKVPVYPPARALEVAQDRLAEKKFLNGIGIATAEFRAIDNDAELTAALKEFGGSGILKTRRLGYDGKGQRVFRNMDTGGFSGTCEAMGNVPLILESFVAFEREISVIAARGPDGSIAAFDPAENVHRDGILHTSTLPARISHQTAAAAQAAAAKILAALDYVGVIGVEFFVLADGSLLANEMAPRVHNSGHWTEAAATVSQFEQHIRAVAGLPLGTPGRHSDCVMENLIGDDIKRVPALLAEPDLMLHLYGKAESRPGRKMGHFTCVSRRS, from the coding sequence ATGAGCCTGCCGGCGGGATCGACCATCGGCATCATCGGCGGCGGCCAGCTCGGCCGCATGCTGGCGATGGCCGCGGCCCGTCTCGGCTATCGTACGGCGGTGCTCGAACCGCAGGCCGATTGCCCGGCGGCCCAGGTCGCCAACCGCCAGATAACAGCCGCCTATGACGATGCCGCGGCCCTCGCCGAACTCGCCGCGGCCAGCGCCGTCGTCACCTACGAATTCGAGAACGTGCCGGTGGCCGCCGCCAGCACGCTGGCCGCCAAGGTGCCGGTCTACCCGCCGGCGCGCGCCCTCGAAGTGGCGCAGGACCGGCTGGCCGAGAAAAAATTCCTTAACGGCATCGGCATTGCCACGGCCGAGTTTCGCGCAATCGACAATGACGCCGAACTGACGGCGGCGCTGAAGGAATTCGGCGGCAGCGGCATCCTGAAGACCAGGCGCCTGGGCTATGACGGCAAGGGCCAGCGCGTCTTCCGCAATATGGACACCGGTGGCTTTTCCGGCACCTGCGAGGCGATGGGCAACGTGCCGCTGATCCTCGAATCCTTCGTCGCCTTCGAGCGCGAGATCTCGGTGATCGCCGCGCGTGGTCCTGACGGGAGCATCGCCGCCTTCGATCCGGCCGAGAATGTCCATCGCGACGGCATCCTGCACACGTCGACCCTACCGGCAAGAATCAGCCATCAGACGGCGGCGGCGGCGCAGGCCGCGGCGGCAAAGATATTGGCCGCGCTCGATTATGTCGGCGTCATCGGCGTCGAGTTCTTCGTACTTGCCGACGGCTCGCTGCTCGCCAACGAGATGGCGCCGCGCGTCCATAATTCCGGCCACTGGACGGAGGCCGCCGCGACGGTCTCCCAGTTCGAGCAGCATATCCGCGCCGTCGCCGGCCTGCCGCTGGGCACGCCCGGCCGCCACTCGGACTGCGTGATGGAAAACCTGATCGGCGACGACATCAAACGCGTTCCGGCCCTGCTCGCCGAGCCCGACCTGATGTTGCATCTCTACGGCAAGGCCGAATCGCGCCCCGGCCGCAAGATGGGTCATTTCACCTGCGTCAGCCGTCGAAGTTGA
- the purE gene encoding 5-(carboxyamino)imidazole ribonucleotide mutase, giving the protein MTDQRADVAIIMGSQSDWATMRHAAETLDALGIPHKRLIVSAHRTPDRLYDFAKSAKAAGYKVIIAGAGGAAHLPGMTAAMTPLPVFGVPVESKALSGQDSLLSIVQMPAGIPVGTLAIGKAGAANAALLAAAVLALNDDRLAARLDAWRAAQTAKVAAEPTDAP; this is encoded by the coding sequence TTGACCGATCAGCGTGCCGACGTCGCCATCATCATGGGCAGCCAGTCCGACTGGGCGACGATGCGTCATGCAGCGGAAACACTGGACGCGCTGGGCATCCCGCACAAGCGGCTGATCGTCTCGGCCCACCGCACCCCCGACCGGCTCTATGATTTCGCCAAGAGCGCCAAGGCGGCCGGCTACAAGGTTATCATCGCCGGCGCCGGCGGCGCCGCGCACCTGCCCGGCATGACGGCGGCGATGACGCCGCTTCCGGTCTTCGGCGTGCCGGTGGAATCGAAGGCGCTGTCGGGCCAGGATTCGCTGCTCTCCATCGTCCAGATGCCGGCCGGCATTCCGGTCGGCACGCTGGCCATCGGCAAGGCGGGTGCCGCGAACGCGGCGCTGCTGGCCGCCGCCGTGCTGGCGCTAAACGACGACCGGCTGGCCGCCCGGCTGGACGCCTGGCGCGCCGCCCAGACCGCCAAGGTTGCCGCCGAACCGACGGACGCGCCATGA
- a CDS encoding aminotransferase class V-fold PLP-dependent enzyme, whose protein sequence is MTIRERLGLRPIINVSGTMTTLGASIIVPEAIAAMAEIASQWVEMDDLQRAASTVITRLTGGEAGFITACCASGITMAIAGAMTGTNLLAIERLPDDTEGLKSEVVIQLGHIVNYGAPIDQSIRVAGARVVPAGTVSVTQDYHVREAINERTAAALYVVAHHTVQYGMLSLEEFCDICHAKGVPVIVDAASEYDLRSFLARGADIVVYSGHKFLSGPTSGIVTGRKNLVRTAYLQNRGVARAMKVGKESIAGTMAALEAWEKRDHAGIRRREEAALNLWKDALQGLPGIAARIIPDPTANPLDRLQIFVAPESRFTAAGLASALAAGLPPIIVRNHEVERGHFFLDPCNLHPGEAEIVAERLRAVLAANDRPADAMKAARKDSAGSLRWPD, encoded by the coding sequence ATGACAATCCGCGAACGTCTCGGCCTGCGCCCGATCATCAACGTCTCCGGCACGATGACGACGCTCGGCGCCTCGATCATCGTTCCGGAAGCGATCGCCGCGATGGCCGAGATCGCCTCGCAATGGGTGGAGATGGACGACCTGCAGCGCGCTGCCAGCACGGTCATCACGCGGCTGACCGGCGGCGAAGCCGGCTTCATCACCGCCTGCTGCGCCTCAGGCATCACAATGGCGATCGCCGGCGCGATGACCGGCACCAACCTTCTGGCGATCGAGCGGCTGCCCGACGACACCGAGGGCCTCAAGTCGGAGGTCGTTATCCAGCTCGGCCACATCGTCAACTACGGCGCGCCGATCGACCAGTCGATCCGGGTGGCCGGCGCAAGGGTCGTCCCGGCGGGCACCGTCAGCGTCACGCAGGACTATCATGTGCGCGAGGCGATCAACGAGCGCACGGCGGCCGCCCTCTACGTCGTCGCCCATCACACCGTGCAGTACGGCATGCTGTCGCTGGAGGAGTTCTGCGATATCTGCCACGCCAAGGGCGTGCCGGTGATCGTGGACGCCGCTTCCGAATACGATCTGCGCAGCTTCCTGGCGCGTGGCGCCGACATCGTCGTTTACAGCGGTCACAAATTCCTCTCGGGCCCGACCAGCGGCATCGTCACCGGCCGCAAGAATCTGGTGCGCACGGCCTATTTGCAGAACCGCGGTGTTGCGCGAGCCATGAAGGTCGGCAAGGAGAGCATCGCCGGCACGATGGCGGCGCTGGAAGCCTGGGAGAAGCGCGACCATGCCGGCATACGTCGGCGCGAGGAAGCGGCGCTCAATCTGTGGAAGGACGCGCTGCAGGGTCTACCCGGCATCGCCGCGCGCATCATTCCCGATCCGACTGCCAATCCGCTCGACCGCCTGCAAATATTCGTCGCGCCCGAAAGCCGCTTCACCGCCGCCGGCCTCGCCTCGGCGCTGGCCGCCGGCTTGCCGCCGATCATCGTGCGCAACCACGAGGTCGAGCGCGGCCACTTCTTCCTCGATCCGTGCAATCTCCATCCCGGCGAGGCCGAGATCGTCGCCGAGCGCCTGCGCGCCGTGCTGGCCGCGAATGACCGCCCGGCCGACGCGATGAAAGCGGCGCGCAAGGATTCAGCCGGATCGCTGCGCTGGCCGGACTAG
- a CDS encoding RidA family protein — MTPYIRLAELGLQLPEPPTPIANFVTHAEAGRLIFLSGQGPLRSDGTLCTGKVGEDVTVEEAYQHARLTGLNLLAVMHAAAGDLGRIVRVVKLLGFVNATPTFSDHPKVVNGCSDLFANVFDRIGGHARSAIGVGSLPGNITVEIEAVVEIAA; from the coding sequence ATGACGCCTTACATCCGGCTCGCCGAACTCGGCCTCCAGCTGCCCGAGCCGCCGACGCCCATCGCCAACTTCGTCACCCATGCCGAGGCCGGCCGGCTGATCTTCCTTTCCGGACAGGGGCCCCTGCGGTCCGACGGTACGCTCTGCACCGGCAAGGTCGGCGAGGATGTCACCGTCGAGGAGGCCTATCAGCATGCCCGCCTCACCGGGCTTAACCTGCTGGCTGTCATGCATGCGGCCGCCGGCGACCTCGGCCGCATCGTGCGCGTCGTCAAGCTGCTCGGCTTCGTCAACGCCACGCCGACCTTTAGCGACCACCCGAAGGTGGTGAATGGCTGCTCCGATCTTTTCGCCAACGTCTTTGATAGGATCGGCGGGCACGCGCGCTCGGCGATCGGCGTCGGCTCGCTGCCGGGCAACATCACGGTCGAAATCGAGGCGGTGGTCGAAATCGCCGCCTGA
- a CDS encoding amino acid ABC transporter ATP-binding protein, whose amino-acid sequence MSDASNASPALLEVRDVSKAFGPVEVLRSVSLEVARGEVVTIVGPSGSGKTTLLRCVNFLESYDSGSIRIDGREVGYRETGTRQRRGERDLAAMRAETGMVFQSFNLFPHLTAAGNIMLGLTKVRKKSEAEARTIAEHWLGRVGLAHKADSLPAELSGGQQQRVGIARAVAMDPKILLLDEITSALDPELVGEVLAVVRRLAEDGMTMLMVTHEMAFARDASSRIVFMADGGVSAVGPPKEILAAETSNERLRSFLARFRASQF is encoded by the coding sequence ATGTCCGACGCCTCGAACGCCAGTCCCGCGCTGCTCGAAGTCCGCGATGTCTCCAAGGCCTTCGGTCCCGTCGAAGTGCTCCGCTCCGTCAGCCTCGAGGTCGCGCGCGGCGAAGTGGTGACCATCGTCGGGCCCTCCGGCAGCGGCAAGACCACTCTGCTGCGCTGCGTCAACTTCCTCGAAAGCTACGACAGCGGCTCGATCCGTATTGACGGCAGAGAGGTTGGCTACCGCGAAACTGGAACGCGCCAGCGCCGCGGCGAGCGCGATCTCGCCGCCATGCGCGCCGAGACCGGCATGGTGTTCCAGAGCTTCAACCTGTTCCCGCATCTGACGGCGGCCGGCAACATCATGCTCGGCCTCACCAAAGTGCGGAAGAAGAGCGAAGCCGAGGCGCGCACCATTGCCGAGCACTGGCTCGGCCGCGTCGGTCTCGCCCACAAGGCCGACAGCCTGCCGGCCGAACTGTCCGGCGGCCAGCAGCAGCGCGTTGGCATTGCGCGCGCCGTGGCGATGGATCCGAAGATCCTGCTTCTCGACGAGATCACCTCGGCGCTCGATCCGGAGCTGGTCGGCGAAGTGCTGGCCGTCGTGCGCAGGCTCGCCGAGGACGGCATGACCATGCTGATGGTGACGCATGAGATGGCCTTCGCCCGCGACGCTTCGAGCCGCATCGTCTTCATGGCCGATGGCGGTGTCAGCGCCGTTGGCCCGCCGAAGGAGATCCTGGCGGCGGAGACCTCCAACGAGCGCCTCCGCAGCTTCCTGGCGCGCTTCCGCGCCTCGCAGTTCTGA
- a CDS encoding amino acid ABC transporter permease, whose protein sequence is MLSQILYAVPFLAQGFAITLWVSLLVVVLSLIAGVALGVGLVYGPAPLRWAVRIFSDTIRGIPILVLMFFVYYGLPAIGLHLQSFWAAVLALTLFKTAQVVEYLRGAVASIPKGQSEAAMAIGLTFRQQLTYVIFPQAFRRFLPPWINGVTDAVKGSALVSLLGITDLMQAINQVIGRTYEAMPLYILGALVYFAVNYALSLASRRLERRFSFIRE, encoded by the coding sequence ATGCTGAGCCAGATCCTCTACGCCGTGCCGTTCCTCGCCCAGGGCTTCGCCATCACCCTGTGGGTGTCGCTGCTGGTCGTGGTGCTTTCGCTTATCGCCGGTGTCGCGCTCGGCGTCGGCCTGGTCTATGGCCCCGCCCCGCTGCGCTGGGCGGTGCGCATCTTCAGCGACACCATCCGCGGCATCCCGATTTTGGTGTTGATGTTCTTTGTCTATTACGGCCTGCCCGCGATCGGGCTTCACCTGCAGTCCTTCTGGGCCGCGGTGCTGGCGCTCACGCTGTTCAAGACGGCGCAGGTCGTCGAATATCTGCGCGGCGCCGTCGCCTCAATCCCCAAGGGCCAGTCCGAAGCGGCGATGGCGATCGGGCTGACCTTCCGCCAGCAGCTGACCTACGTCATCTTTCCGCAGGCCTTCAGGCGCTTCCTGCCGCCCTGGATCAATGGCGTCACCGACGCGGTCAAGGGCAGCGCGCTGGTCTCGCTGCTCGGCATCACCGACCTGATGCAGGCGATCAACCAGGTCATCGGCCGCACCTATGAAGCGATGCCGCTCTATATCCTCGGCGCGCTGGTCTACTTCGCGGTCAACTACGCCCTTTCGCTCGCCAGCCGGCGGCTGGAACGGCGCTTCTCCTTCATTAGGGAATAG